One Nitrospirota bacterium genomic window, TAGATGCCCTCCTGAATGCCCTTGAGAATGTACTGATTATCTCAAGCTGTGACAGCATCCTCATATCCCCGGTCTTTTCATAGCATACACGGAGCATGTGCGGAGTGTGGGGTGCGGAGTGAGAAGTATCTCTTAGCTCACCCTCACCCTGCCCCCCTCCCGTCAAGGGAGGGGGTATTGTTATCTTATTTCTTGCTTCTGACTTCTTGCTTCTTACTTCTTCTGTCTGACTTCTAACTTCTTGCTTCTTACTTCTTGCGATTGGTCTTATTCCTTCTTCCTTTCTCCCCCTCACCGCATCCATGTCACACACGCCGCAGTTGGGACAGTTGCCGTATCTGCAATCAGGAATAAGTCGCCCGCTTACAGCCCTGTTATATTCTTTGATGAGGAATTCTTTTGTGACGCCGGTTTCTATATGTTCCCACGGAAGTACCTCATCTAAAAAGATATTTCTTGATGAATAAAAATCAGGGTCAATATTACATTGCTCAAACGCAGACTTCCATTTCTGAGCATCAAACCTATCTGTCCAACTGTCAAAACGCGACCCAAGTTTCCATGTCGCCTCAATTACGCTTGAGAGCCTTCTGTCTCCCCTTGAAAACACTGCCTCAAGATAACTCATCTCAAGGTTGTGGAACTTGAAAGATACACCAACCTTATAAAGGCCGGCCTTCAGATACTTGATCCTGCGTTCTATCTCCTCGCGTGACACCTGTCCATACCACTGAAAAGGTGTATGCGGTTTCGGTACAAATGTAGATACACTGACTGTAATATCCTTTCCCCTTTTTCCATATCTCCTTGCTATGTCTTTTGCCCTCTTCGCAAGACTTACAATACCATCCAGATCCTCATCTGTCTCAGTAGGAAGGCAGACCATAAAGTAGAGTTTTAATGACTTTACCCCCCTCTTAAATACATCATGCACTGTTGTCTCGAACACGCCCTCATCCATCTCCTTATTAATTACCTTCCTCAGCCTGTCTGTACCGGCCTCTGGGGCTACTGTGAAACTTGAGTTCTTTTCTGTTGTTATCTGGTCAATAAGGGTTGGGGTCAGTGTCTCTACCCTTAAAGATGGGAGAGAGAATGAGACATGCTCATCAGTATATTTCTTTAAAAGGGTGTCCATCATATCACTAAGGCATCCAAAATCTCCTGTACTAAGTGAAGATAGAGTAACCTCTTCATAGCCTGTATTTTTAAGGGCGTCCTCTAAA contains:
- a CDS encoding DUF2344 domain-containing protein; protein product: LEDALKNTGYEEVTLSSLSTGDFGCLSDMMDTLLKKYTDEHVSFSLPSLRVETLTPTLIDQITTEKNSSFTVAPEAGTDRLRKVINKEMDEGVFETTVHDVFKRGVKSLKLYFMVCLPTETDEDLDGIVSLAKRAKDIARRYGKRGKDITVSVSTFVPKPHTPFQWYGQVSREEIERRIKYLKAGLYKVGVSFKFHNLEMSYLEAVFSRGDRRLSSVIEATWKLGSRFDSWTDRFDAQKWKSAFEQCNIDPDFYSSRNIFLDEVLPWEHIETGVTKEFLIKEYNRAVSGRLIPDCRYGNCPNCGVCDMDAVRGRKEEGIRPIARSKKQEVRSQTEEVRSKKSEARNKITIPPPLTGGGQGEGELRDTSHSAPHTPHMLRVCYEKTGDMRMLSQLEIISTFSRAFRRASMPTSFSEGFHPHPKLSFGPALPVGVEGICEYMDVELTGAVSADTFRNEVNKRLPAGLQLLSVKEIPYNSPSLNSFIKYYAYQIRFNSINPPLFSRGGMGGVFSDELNHNILNLPETGELWATRLVEKDGRKVVRKINTRPFIEYISQVENGMMFILLKSVGNECCRPSDVISAMLNINANDPKIINEILTGLLIKRTGLYGNRGGEIVSPDGIPWTKPREQICLQR